In Bacteroidota bacterium, the following proteins share a genomic window:
- a CDS encoding glycosyltransferase, with protein MTNSALYIVSASYPFGKGEEFVQKELVELSKYFDKIYLFPLTCLGKQRWLPDNVELNLSLANTSRLIEKKQFLLDFFLLAKILLLELMNSGKKSFILSNIRELFNSILQTHNLAKVFSTQIKEKKNIYFYSTWMNDGALMLAILKEKGLIPHFVFRLHGYDLFDDRRKGNYMPFRYFNFKNASKIFILSKAGLEYIMAKNIFPQKLILSYFGTYDHGINAYNKNEIFTIVSCSNVIRLKRIDKIIQTLSHVDFPLHWIHFGDGELMHEIKNLALTLPSHVAFEFKGHTSNEEVLEFYQKNSVNLFMHLSDTEGFGVAIVEAQSFGIPALAVKTGGVPEIVNETTGILILLDKKPEQIADLVYEFKTSAMNSKEYQKLVKQHWQLNFEAVKNYGYFYEKIVEN; from the coding sequence ATGACAAACTCTGCTCTTTACATTGTTTCTGCTTCCTACCCATTTGGAAAGGGAGAAGAATTCGTACAAAAAGAATTGGTGGAGCTTAGCAAATATTTTGATAAAATTTATTTATTTCCCCTTACTTGCCTAGGGAAGCAGCGCTGGTTACCAGATAATGTAGAATTAAATTTATCCTTGGCAAACACATCACGGCTAATAGAGAAAAAACAGTTTCTGCTTGATTTTTTTCTGCTTGCAAAAATCCTTTTACTGGAGTTAATGAATTCAGGTAAAAAGAGTTTTATACTCTCCAACATTCGTGAATTGTTTAATTCTATACTTCAAACACATAATTTGGCTAAAGTGTTTAGTACTCAAATTAAGGAAAAAAAGAATATTTATTTTTATTCTACATGGATGAACGATGGAGCATTAATGTTAGCTATTCTTAAAGAGAAGGGACTAATTCCTCATTTTGTTTTTCGCCTTCATGGATATGATTTATTTGATGATAGAAGAAAAGGAAATTATATGCCTTTTAGGTACTTCAATTTTAAAAATGCAAGTAAAATTTTCATATTATCCAAAGCAGGATTAGAATACATAATGGCTAAAAATATTTTTCCGCAAAAATTAATATTAAGTTATTTTGGCACCTACGATCATGGAATAAATGCATACAACAAAAATGAAATATTTACTATTGTTTCTTGTTCTAATGTTATTAGGTTAAAAAGGATTGACAAAATTATTCAAACATTATCTCATGTAGATTTTCCTCTGCACTGGATACATTTTGGGGACGGAGAGTTAATGCATGAAATAAAAAATCTTGCATTAACTTTACCTTCGCATGTCGCCTTCGAATTCAAAGGGCATACCAGCAATGAGGAAGTTTTGGAATTTTACCAAAAAAACTCCGTTAACTTGTTTATGCACCTAAGTGATACAGAGGGATTTGGTGTTGCAATTGTTGAGGCGCAAAGTTTTGGAATTCCTGCATTGGCTGTTAAAACAGGTGGAGTACCGGAAATTGTTAATGAAACAACAGGAATTTTAATTTTATTGGATAAAAAGCCTGAACAAATTGCTGATCTTGTATATGAATTTAAGACAAGCGCTATGAATTCAAAAGAGTATCAAAAGTTAGTCAAACAACATTGGCAGTTAAATTTTGAAGCGGTAAAGAATTATGGATATTTTTATGAAAAAATTGTTGAAAACTAG